One Paraburkholderia phytofirmans OLGA172 genomic window carries:
- the glgA gene encoding glycogen synthase GlgA — protein sequence MTIRALHVASELYPLLKTGGLADVAGALPPALIERGADVRVLLPGFPAVVAGLADLRPVAQLGRRFDSPGVTLEQGTLSSNGLIVYMIRAGTLYDRPGNPYLNDEHVPYGDNAQRFALLGWVAAQLAQHLDPAWAPQIVHAHDWHAGLAPAYLKAAERQHGRSFARSVFTVHNLAYQGVFPAHQFGQLALPDDFFSMHGVEFYGQLSFLKAGLYYSDRITTVSPTYAREIQTLAQGGGLDALLRHRSHDLSGILNGVDYSVWNPATDALLDDHYTATRLAGKLACKEALQKRFGLAQKSDALLFGVVSRLTEQKGLDLLLETVPEIVKRGGQLVVFGTGDPALETGLKRVAHMHPESVAVELGFDETLAHTIVAGSDVIAVPSRFEPCGLTQLYALAYGSLPLVHCVGGLADTVVDASLENLADDLATGFVFERFEPKGLTAAIRRAFALYDRRPEWKATQRRAMHQDFGWGASAERYLALYRELA from the coding sequence ATGACGATTCGCGCCCTGCACGTCGCAAGCGAGCTGTATCCCCTCCTCAAAACGGGCGGTCTCGCCGACGTCGCGGGCGCATTGCCGCCCGCATTGATCGAGCGCGGCGCCGACGTGCGCGTGCTGCTGCCCGGCTTTCCGGCGGTGGTCGCGGGCTTGGCCGACCTGCGGCCAGTGGCGCAGCTGGGCCGCCGTTTCGACTCGCCGGGCGTCACGCTCGAACAGGGCACGCTGTCGTCGAACGGCCTGATCGTCTATATGATCCGCGCCGGCACACTGTACGACCGGCCCGGCAACCCCTATCTGAACGACGAACACGTCCCGTACGGCGACAATGCGCAACGCTTCGCCCTGCTCGGCTGGGTTGCCGCCCAACTGGCGCAGCACCTCGACCCGGCGTGGGCGCCGCAGATCGTCCATGCGCACGACTGGCACGCCGGACTCGCACCCGCCTATCTGAAAGCGGCTGAACGGCAGCACGGCCGCTCGTTCGCGCGCAGCGTCTTCACGGTGCACAACCTCGCGTATCAGGGTGTCTTTCCGGCGCATCAGTTCGGCCAGCTGGCGTTGCCGGACGACTTCTTCAGCATGCACGGCGTCGAATTCTATGGGCAGTTGTCGTTCCTCAAGGCAGGCCTCTACTACAGCGACCGGATCACCACCGTCAGCCCGACCTACGCCCGTGAAATCCAGACGCTCGCTCAGGGTGGCGGGCTCGACGCGTTGCTGCGCCATCGCTCGCACGATCTGAGCGGCATCCTGAACGGCGTCGACTACTCGGTGTGGAATCCCGCCACCGACGCGCTGCTCGACGATCACTACACGGCTACCCGTCTGGCCGGCAAACTGGCCTGCAAGGAAGCGCTGCAGAAGCGCTTCGGCCTCGCGCAGAAAAGCGATGCGCTGCTGTTTGGCGTGGTGAGCCGGCTAACCGAACAGAAGGGCCTCGACCTGCTGCTCGAGACGGTCCCCGAAATTGTCAAACGCGGCGGCCAGCTGGTGGTGTTCGGCACCGGCGACCCGGCGCTCGAAACCGGTCTGAAACGCGTCGCGCACATGCATCCGGAATCGGTGGCAGTCGAACTCGGTTTCGACGAAACACTCGCGCATACGATCGTCGCCGGCAGCGACGTGATCGCGGTACCGTCGCGCTTCGAGCCCTGCGGGCTGACGCAACTGTATGCGCTGGCCTATGGGTCGCTGCCGCTCGTGCATTGCGTCGGCGGCCTGGCGGACACGGTGGTCGACGCGTCGCTCGAAAATCTCGCCGACGATCTCGCCACCGGCTTCGTGTTCGAACGATTCGAGCCGAAGGGCCTTACAGCCGCGATCCGCCGCGCGTTTGCGCTTTATGACCGCCGCCCCGAATGGAAAGCCACGCAGCGTCGCGCGATGCATCAGGATTTCGGCTGGGGCGCCTCGGCCGAGCGCTATCTGGCGCTGTATCGCGAACTCGCCTGA
- the glgC gene encoding glucose-1-phosphate adenylyltransferase, translating into METPARLNDLQRTTLAIVLAGGRGTRLGPLTNKRVKPAVHFGGKYRIIDFALSNCLNSGIRRIAVVTQYKAHSLLRHLQRGWGFLRGEFGEFIDLWPAQQRVEGAHWYRGTADAVFQNLDIIRSIRPKYVVVLAGDHIYKMDYTRMIADHAESGADCTVGCIEVPRMDAVAFGVMAVDENRRVTGFVEKPADPPAMPGRPDSALASMGIYVFSVDYLYSLLEENISSVDTDHDFGKDILPRVVTQGTAIAHPFSMSCVSSDPTVEPYWRDVGTIDAYWAANLDLASTIPTLDLYDRNWPIWTYQEQLPPAKFVRDLKGLQGTGNNLIVCGGCVISGSQISRSVLSSNVKVSSFCNINEAVLLPQVTVGASCRLQKVVIDRGCTIPDGTVIGEDPVADAERFYRTDDGVVLVTPEALRQKGN; encoded by the coding sequence ATGGAAACTCCGGCACGGCTGAACGATCTGCAACGCACCACCCTCGCCATCGTCCTTGCGGGCGGACGGGGCACGCGGCTCGGGCCGCTCACCAACAAACGCGTCAAACCCGCGGTGCACTTCGGCGGCAAGTACCGGATCATCGACTTCGCGCTCTCCAATTGCCTGAACTCCGGCATCCGCCGCATCGCGGTCGTCACCCAATACAAGGCACACTCGCTGTTGCGCCACCTGCAGCGTGGCTGGGGCTTCCTGCGCGGCGAATTCGGCGAATTCATCGATCTGTGGCCGGCGCAGCAGCGTGTGGAAGGCGCCCACTGGTACCGCGGCACAGCAGACGCCGTGTTCCAGAATCTCGACATCATCCGCTCGATCCGGCCGAAATACGTGGTTGTGCTGGCGGGCGACCATATCTACAAGATGGACTACACGCGCATGATCGCGGATCACGCGGAAAGCGGCGCGGATTGCACGGTCGGCTGTATCGAGGTGCCGCGCATGGACGCCGTGGCCTTCGGCGTGATGGCCGTCGATGAAAACCGCCGCGTGACCGGCTTCGTCGAGAAACCCGCCGATCCGCCCGCGATGCCGGGCCGGCCGGATTCGGCGCTCGCCAGCATGGGCATCTACGTATTCAGTGTCGATTACCTGTATTCGCTGCTCGAAGAGAACATCTCGAGCGTCGACACCGATCACGACTTCGGCAAGGACATCCTGCCGCGAGTCGTCACGCAAGGCACGGCGATCGCACATCCGTTCAGCATGTCGTGCGTGTCGTCGGACCCGACCGTTGAGCCGTACTGGCGCGACGTCGGCACGATCGACGCCTACTGGGCAGCCAACCTGGACCTCGCCTCCACCATTCCGACGCTCGACCTGTACGACCGCAACTGGCCGATCTGGACATATCAGGAGCAATTGCCGCCCGCCAAGTTCGTGCGCGACCTGAAGGGCCTGCAAGGCACCGGCAACAATCTGATCGTGTGCGGCGGCTGTGTGATCTCCGGTTCGCAGATTTCGCGCTCGGTGTTGTCGTCGAACGTCAAAGTGAGTTCGTTCTGTAATATCAATGAGGCAGTCTTGTTGCCGCAGGTCACCGTCGGCGCGAGCTGCCGGCTGCAGAAAGTGGTGATAGATCGCGGCTGCACCATTCCGGATGGCACGGTGATCGGCGAAGATCCCGTGGCCGACGCCGAACGCTTCTATCGTACCGACGACGGCGTCGTGCTGGTCACGCCCGAGGCGCTGCGGCAAAAAGGGAATTGA
- a CDS encoding LLM class flavin-dependent oxidoreductase, whose protein sequence is MIPFSVLDLSPVTAGATPADAFKNTLDLAQHAENWHYRRFWLAEHHNMTGIASAATAVVIGHVAGGTKTIRVGSGGVMLPNHAPLVIAEQFGTLASLYPNRIDLGLGRAPGTDQSTARALRRDLQNSAESFPDDVVELQRYFADPVPGQRIRAVPGAGLYVPLWLLGSSLYSAQLAAALGLPFAFASHFAPDHMFTALKVYREQFRPSATLDKPYAMVGVNLFAADSNDEARRLFTSLQQQFINLRRGTPGQLQPPVEQLEASEMELNGVAHSLACSVIGDRDAVQEGLLSVIDQTGADELMLTAQIYDHKARLRSFEIAAQVREALSAGR, encoded by the coding sequence ATGATCCCCTTCTCGGTCCTCGACCTATCACCGGTCACCGCAGGCGCCACCCCCGCGGACGCGTTCAAAAACACACTAGACCTCGCCCAGCACGCGGAAAACTGGCACTACCGCCGCTTCTGGCTAGCAGAACACCACAACATGACCGGCATCGCCAGCGCGGCCACCGCAGTGGTGATCGGCCACGTCGCCGGGGGGACAAAGACAATCCGCGTCGGCTCCGGCGGCGTCATGCTGCCAAACCACGCACCGCTCGTCATCGCGGAACAGTTCGGCACCCTCGCTTCGCTCTACCCGAACCGCATCGACCTGGGCCTCGGCCGTGCCCCCGGCACCGATCAAAGCACCGCCCGCGCGCTGCGCCGCGATCTGCAAAATAGTGCGGAGTCTTTCCCCGACGACGTCGTCGAGTTGCAACGCTATTTCGCCGACCCCGTGCCGGGCCAGCGCATTCGCGCGGTCCCCGGCGCAGGTCTGTATGTGCCGCTGTGGCTGCTCGGCTCGTCGCTGTACAGCGCCCAGCTGGCCGCGGCACTCGGTCTGCCGTTCGCGTTCGCGTCGCACTTCGCGCCCGACCACATGTTCACCGCGCTGAAGGTCTATCGCGAACAATTCCGTCCGTCGGCAACGCTCGATAAGCCGTACGCCATGGTCGGCGTCAATCTGTTCGCCGCCGATAGCAACGACGAAGCGCGGCGTCTGTTCACTTCGCTGCAACAGCAGTTCATCAACCTGCGGCGCGGCACGCCCGGTCAACTGCAGCCGCCAGTCGAGCAGCTCGAGGCGTCGGAGATGGAGTTGAACGGCGTCGCGCATTCGCTCGCCTGCTCCGTGATCGGCGATCGCGATGCGGTACAGGAAGGGCTGCTGTCTGTCATCGATCAGACCGGCGCGGATGAATTGATGCTGACCGCGCAGATCTACGATCACAAAGCGCGGCTGCGCTCGTTCGAGATCGCCGCGCAAGTGCGCGAAGCGTTGAGCGCCGGCAGGTAA
- a CDS encoding rhodanese-related sulfurtransferase, whose product MSFAKEFRIRSFKDVRRALLEREEIALVDVREEDPHARSHPLFAANLSLSRLELDAPVRLPRRDVPVVVFDDGEGLAERAARRLSELGYTNVALLDGGLQGWREAGGELFQDVNVPSKAFGELVESECHTPSLGAPQVLALLDHDADVVVLDARRFDEYQTMNIPGSVSVPGAELVLRARQLAPNPSTRIIVNCAGRTRSIIGAQSLINAGLPNPVAALRNGTIGWTLAGQALAHGSSRRFDPIVDDTLRLAAADSARGVADRAKVGRTSRDEARRWAGEAVRTVYRFDVRTPEEYEAGHVPGFRNAPGGQLVQETDLFAPVRGARVILADNDGVRANMTASWLAQMNVEVYVVDGLGNADFSEKGPAPAARFAPTPPAVDEITPAGLVALLQSPGTVVLDFTTSANYVKRHIPGAWFVIRGQLDEALRKLPDAQRYVATCGSSLLARFAAPELAALTGKPVQVLSGGTSAWIDTGLVVESGETRLASPRIDRYRRPYEGTENAREAMNAYLEWEYGLIAQLGRDGTHGFRVI is encoded by the coding sequence ATGAGTTTCGCTAAAGAATTCCGTATCAGATCATTCAAAGACGTGCGCCGCGCACTGCTCGAGCGCGAGGAAATCGCGCTCGTCGACGTGCGCGAGGAGGATCCGCACGCGCGCAGTCATCCGCTGTTCGCTGCGAATCTGTCGTTGTCGCGGCTCGAACTGGACGCGCCTGTCCGCTTGCCGCGCCGCGACGTGCCGGTCGTCGTGTTCGACGACGGCGAAGGGCTTGCCGAACGCGCCGCGCGCCGTCTGAGCGAGTTGGGTTATACCAATGTCGCGCTGCTCGACGGTGGCTTGCAAGGCTGGCGCGAAGCGGGCGGTGAGCTGTTCCAGGATGTCAACGTACCGAGCAAGGCATTCGGCGAACTGGTCGAAAGCGAGTGCCATACGCCGTCACTCGGAGCGCCGCAGGTGCTGGCGCTGCTCGATCATGATGCCGATGTGGTGGTGCTCGACGCACGCCGCTTCGATGAATACCAGACCATGAATATTCCCGGCAGCGTCAGCGTGCCGGGCGCGGAGCTGGTGCTGCGCGCACGGCAGCTTGCGCCGAACCCGTCGACGCGCATCATCGTCAATTGCGCGGGCCGTACGCGCAGCATCATCGGCGCGCAGTCGCTGATCAATGCGGGCCTGCCAAATCCGGTTGCGGCGCTGCGCAACGGCACCATCGGCTGGACGCTTGCCGGTCAGGCGCTCGCGCACGGCAGTTCGCGCCGCTTCGATCCGATTGTCGACGACACACTTCGTCTCGCCGCCGCCGATTCCGCGCGTGGGGTGGCGGATCGTGCCAAGGTGGGCCGCACGTCGCGCGACGAAGCGCGCCGTTGGGCCGGCGAAGCGGTACGCACCGTCTATCGCTTCGACGTGCGCACGCCGGAAGAATACGAAGCGGGGCACGTACCCGGTTTTCGCAACGCACCCGGCGGTCAACTCGTGCAGGAGACCGACCTGTTCGCGCCGGTGCGCGGCGCGCGCGTAATCCTCGCCGACAACGATGGCGTGCGCGCGAACATGACCGCGTCGTGGCTCGCGCAGATGAACGTCGAGGTGTACGTAGTGGACGGCTTGGGCAATGCGGACTTCAGCGAAAAAGGCCCAGCGCCCGCCGCACGCTTTGCACCCACGCCGCCCGCTGTCGATGAGATCACGCCGGCCGGCCTGGTTGCTCTCCTGCAATCGCCCGGCACCGTCGTGCTGGATTTCACGACCAGCGCGAACTATGTGAAGCGCCATATTCCGGGCGCGTGGTTCGTGATTCGTGGGCAACTCGATGAAGCGCTGCGCAAGCTGCCGGATGCGCAACGTTATGTGGCGACCTGTGGCAGCAGTCTTCTTGCACGCTTCGCCGCGCCTGAGCTGGCCGCGTTGACGGGCAAGCCGGTGCAGGTGCTGAGCGGCGGCACGAGCGCGTGGATTGACACGGGCCTGGTCGTGGAAAGTGGTGAGACGCGTCTGGCATCGCCGCGCATCGATCGTTATCGTCGTCCGTATGAGGGAACCGAGAATGCGCGAGAAGCGATGAACGCGTATCTGGAATGGGAGTACGGGCTCATTGCTCAACTTGGACGCGATGGTACGCACGGTTTTCGGGTGATCTGA